Within the Streptomyces sp. NBC_00353 genome, the region GGCAGTTGAAGCTCATCCCACGCCGCAGTACTTGTACGACCTGGCCGACTACCACCAAGGCGGCGTGCCGGACGACCCCTCCGCGGCAACGGATCCCGGCAGCCTCGCCCGCATCGACAACAACTTCGCCCCGCCCGCCGGCAAGCAGGTCAGAGAGAGCCGGGAGGACAGCCCGTCGTACGAGTACTGGCCGGCCGCCTATCCCTATGCCGGCTACGGGATGACGCGCGTCCCGCCGTTCCCGAGGGAGCCGGTCGCCGCAGGACACCGTACCGACTGGGTCTCCGCCGGAAACGGCGTCAAGTGGCAGCAGTACGCATCCATCGACGGCTGGTCCACCTTCACCGACGTCGTGAGCTACCGTCCGCGCAGCGTGCAGAGCGAACACTGGTTCGGGCCCATCACCCGGCCGCGTATGGTCAGCTTCGAGGTCCCGCACCGTTTCGGCAACGCCATGGGCGGAATGATCGCCGGATTCGGCGACGGAGGATCCGCCCACAGCGGTGACACCGGCATGATGTCGCGGAGCTTCTCGCTCCACCAAGGAGACAAACTGCTGATGCAGAACGGGGCACGACCCGAATTCGGAGTGGGCGACCTGGAACCGCAGAAACTCCCGTACCGGCTCGTCGTCGACACGAAGGGGAACACCGACTCCATTCCTTACTCCACCACCACACACACCGAGTGGAGATTCCTCTCCGGCACCACCAACAACCTAGCCATCCCGCTGGCCCAACTCGACTACGGAACGGACCTGGACCTCGCGGGGCGCGCGAAGCGCAAGTCGGCCTTCTCCATCACACCCGTCGTCCTCGGCAGTGACGCCGCGAAGGACGCGGTCTCCTCCCTCAAGCTCGAGGTCTCCTACGACGATGGGGCATCCTGGCGACCGCAGGACCTGAAGGAGAACAAGGGCACCTGGCAGACGACCGTCAACGCGCCCTCCCGGGCGAGTTACGTGTCCATCCGGATCACCGCCAAGCAGCGCAACGGCGGCGGCATCACCCAGACCATCACCCGGGCCTTCGGCCTCAAGTGACCGTCGAGAGCAGCCGGCGCCCCCCCACCTTTGATGGCATAGGGCACCGGCTGTTCTGCCAGATCCCCCTTAGTGAGTGTCCGGAAAGGCCGGATACCGGCACTGGAGGCCCAGACGACTCTGCAAGGGTCGGGGATCGACGGATGAACAGGCTTCGGCCTGGGAAGCCGCCGCAGGCGGCTTCCCAGGCCATGGTGGAACCTCAGCCCGACCGCATGACTACTCCGCAACGTTGGTGCTGTTCGGGGGATTGAATACGCAGAACTCGTTGCCCTCCGGGTCGGCAACGACGATCCAGCGAAAGCCGTGTTCGCTGAGTTCTTCAGAGAGCCTCGCAGCGCCGAGCCGTTCGAGGCGATTGACCTCCGACACCAGGTCTGCGGTCCCAAAGTCGAGGTCAAGGTGCATGCGGTTCTTGCCCTGCTTTGGTTCTGGGACGTGCTGCAGGAGAAGGGTTGGTGCAGGAGCGGGCCCGACCAGGCTCAGGTAGGGAGGTCCGTGGAAGCCGCGCCGGTAGTCCAGCGGGGCGAGCGCGGAGAGCCAGAAGTTCGCTTGCGCTTCGGTGTCAACACAGTCCAGCGTCACAACGATCTGCATGGCGGAACGGTAGGAGGCTTTGTCCGCCCTGGCGATCTATTTTTCGGCAGCACCCGAGGCGGTGCTGCCGCTCTTCAGGCCCAGGTCGGACCGAAGGCGATCCAGGTACGTCGGCGGAGCTTGTATGGCGGCCATCTGCCGATGATGCCGCACGCCTCTGACAGTCCAACAACACTCAGCGCAGCCCCGGGCCCCGGCCGACACACTGCAACACGGTGGTGCAACATCGGTCCCAGAAGCCTGATCCGGGGTTCCGCAGCAGGTCAGGGGTGAAACGCGCGGCGGTGTTTCCTTGGCCGTGTTTCAGTGCCAAGAGCTGGGGTTGCAGTCGGCGGCGCCGGGCTGAGGAGAAGCTCTGCGAGGCCGGGACCGGCGCGGCTGCGTCGTGATCACCGAACGCCGACAGAGGACGCGTTAAGAGGCTCCGCCAGTAGGTGCGGATCGATCTGAGCGCGGGGGCCCTCGGCGGTGCAGTCCCGGGACCTCAGTAGGGTCGTGCAGGGGAAGGGGGGACCACGTGTGGCGGGCCCGAGTCCTGCTGCTGGACGCGGCTCCTGGAGAATTGCTTGGTCGGGAGCTGGAGCGTCTGCTC harbors:
- a CDS encoding VOC family protein, encoding MQIVVTLDCVDTEAQANFWLSALAPLDYRRGFHGPPYLSLVGPAPAPTLLLQHVPEPKQGKNRMHLDLDFGTADLVSEVNRLERLGAARLSEELSEHGFRWIVVADPEGNEFCVFNPPNSTNVAE